In one window of Haemophilus parainfluenzae DNA:
- the pheA gene encoding prephenate dehydratase, translating into MALDLSEIRQQITQIDRSLLKLLSERHRLAYDVVRSKEVTQKALRDLEREQQLLQELVQFAESQNYQLEPQYITSVFQKIIEDSVLTQQVYLQKKLNEQREETLHIAFLGKRGSYSNLAARNYAARYHQQFAEISCDSFAQIFEKVESGEADYGVLPLENTTSGAINEVYDLLQHTTLSLVGELAYPIKHCVLVNEQDDLSKIDTLYSHPQVIQQCSQFIQSLERVHIEYCESSSHAMQLVASLNKPNIAALGNEDGGKLYGLHVLKHNIANQENNITRFIVVAKQVREVSPQIHTKTLLLMTTSQQAGSLVDALLVFKKHGINMTKLESRPIYGKPWEEMFYLEIEGNIHHPDTQIALEELKQFSNYLKVLGCYPSEIVKPAKV; encoded by the coding sequence ATGGCATTAGATTTATCAGAAATTCGTCAGCAAATTACGCAAATTGATCGCAGCTTGTTAAAGCTGCTTTCAGAGCGTCATCGCCTGGCATATGATGTAGTGAGAAGCAAAGAAGTGACGCAAAAAGCATTGCGCGATTTAGAGCGTGAGCAACAGCTCTTACAAGAGCTTGTGCAATTTGCTGAAAGTCAAAATTATCAGCTTGAACCACAGTATATTACATCAGTCTTCCAAAAAATCATTGAAGATTCAGTGTTAACACAACAAGTGTATTTGCAGAAAAAACTCAATGAGCAACGAGAAGAAACGTTACATATCGCTTTTTTAGGCAAGCGTGGTTCTTACTCTAATTTGGCTGCGCGTAACTATGCGGCTCGTTATCATCAACAATTTGCTGAAATCAGTTGCGATTCTTTTGCTCAAATTTTTGAAAAAGTTGAGAGCGGAGAAGCTGATTATGGTGTACTTCCTTTAGAAAACACCACATCTGGTGCAATTAATGAAGTTTATGATTTGCTTCAACATACCACCTTATCTTTGGTGGGCGAGTTGGCTTATCCTATCAAGCACTGTGTTTTAGTGAATGAGCAGGATGATTTAAGCAAAATTGATACACTTTATAGCCATCCACAGGTGATTCAGCAGTGTAGTCAATTTATTCAAAGTCTTGAGCGTGTACATATTGAGTACTGCGAAAGTAGCTCTCATGCAATGCAGCTTGTGGCAAGCTTGAATAAACCGAATATTGCGGCATTAGGTAATGAAGATGGCGGCAAGCTTTACGGCTTACATGTGTTAAAACATAATATTGCTAACCAAGAGAATAATATTACTCGTTTTATTGTGGTAGCCAAGCAAGTTCGTGAAGTTTCACCGCAAATTCACACGAAAACTTTATTGTTGATGACAACATCGCAACAAGCGGGTTCTTTGGTGGATGCCTTACTTGTATTTAAAAAGCATGGTATCAATATGACGAAGCTTGAATCTCGTCCTATTTATGGCAAACCTTGGGAAGAAATGTTCTATTTAGAAATTGAAGGAAATATTCATCATCCTGATACCCAGATTGCCTTGGAAGAGCTTAAGCAATTCAGTAATTATCTGAAAGTGCTTGGTTGTTATCCAAGTGAAATTGTGAAGCCTGCGAAGGTATAA
- a CDS encoding zinc ribbon domain-containing protein YjdM, giving the protein MDQMPACPKCKGEYVYHDSVNFVCPDCGNEWNGNETVEADEDQLIVKDSNGNLLADGDDVLLIKDLKLKGSSEVLKKGTKFKNIRLVNGDHNVDCGKIMLKSEFLKKA; this is encoded by the coding sequence ATGGATCAAATGCCAGCTTGCCCAAAATGTAAAGGCGAATATGTTTATCATGACTCTGTAAATTTTGTTTGTCCTGATTGTGGCAATGAGTGGAATGGTAACGAAACAGTTGAAGCCGATGAAGATCAACTAATTGTTAAAGACAGCAACGGTAATTTATTAGCCGATGGTGATGATGTACTTTTAATTAAAGATTTGAAATTAAAAGGTTCATCTGAAGTGTTAAAGAAAGGCACTAAATTCAAAAACATCCGTTTAGTCAACGGTGATCACAACGTCGATTGTGGCAAAATCATGTTAAAGTCAGAGTTCTTGAAAAAAGCCTAA
- a CDS encoding YtfJ family protein, which translates to MKKIMLLSAVMGSLISVNVFAHNIQPNQLLANVTVLDKGEITLNGNDVSYKSWSSTALPGKVRVIQHIAGRSAAKEKNQAMIEAIKAAHFNQAKYQTTTIINADDAVVGTGMFVKSSAEKGKKENAHSQVILDDKSAVKNAWGLREKDSVIILLDKTGKVQFVKEGKLTDDEIKEVISRATALMAK; encoded by the coding sequence ATGAAAAAAATTATGCTTTTGAGTGCAGTGATGGGAAGTTTAATTTCAGTCAATGTATTCGCACACAATATTCAACCTAATCAGCTTTTAGCGAACGTAACGGTTTTGGATAAAGGTGAAATCACTTTAAATGGAAATGATGTGTCTTATAAATCATGGAGCTCAACGGCGTTGCCAGGCAAAGTTCGAGTGATTCAGCATATTGCAGGCAGAAGTGCGGCAAAAGAGAAAAATCAAGCGATGATTGAAGCCATTAAAGCTGCTCATTTTAACCAAGCTAAATATCAAACCACGACGATTATTAATGCTGATGATGCTGTTGTGGGCACGGGCATGTTTGTGAAAAGTAGCGCAGAAAAAGGCAAAAAAGAAAATGCCCACAGCCAAGTGATTTTAGATGATAAAAGTGCGGTCAAAAATGCATGGGGATTACGTGAAAAAGACAGCGTGATTATTTTGCTTGATAAAACCGGCAAAGTGCAATTTGTGAAAGAAGGTAAATTGACGGATGATGAAATCAAAGAAGTCATTTCTCGTGCAACAGCGTTAATGGCGAAGTAA
- a CDS encoding zf-HC2 domain-containing protein has protein sequence MKCRQATRLISDAQERQLMIKEKIGLNLHLSICTHCRKFQRNCNTLRKLMKDFKG, from the coding sequence ATGAAATGTCGTCAAGCGACTCGCCTTATTTCAGATGCCCAAGAACGACAATTAATGATCAAAGAAAAAATTGGGCTCAATCTGCATCTTTCCATTTGTACACATTGTCGTAAATTTCAACGAAACTGCAATACATTGAGAAAGTTAATGAAGGATTTCAAGGGATAA
- a CDS encoding sigma-70 family RNA polymerase sigma factor, whose amino-acid sequence METGISDKELIQIREQMLKFATLQVSNPVLAEDLVQESFLSAFNNLEHFKRQAAFKTWVFAILKNKIIDFLRQKGKFVLETEIEDEEQTNHFFDEGGHWKAEHSPLDLEQSESAVYSEEFWLIFETCLTCLPAKQAKIFMMREFLELSSEEICQENQLSISNLHTTLYRARLQLQNCLSHKL is encoded by the coding sequence ATGGAAACCGGAATTTCCGATAAAGAACTGATACAAATTAGAGAGCAAATGCTGAAGTTTGCCACATTACAGGTGAGTAATCCTGTATTAGCTGAAGATTTGGTTCAAGAAAGTTTTTTGAGTGCATTTAACAATCTCGAGCACTTTAAGCGACAAGCCGCATTTAAAACGTGGGTCTTTGCTATCTTAAAAAATAAAATCATCGATTTTCTTCGTCAGAAAGGCAAATTTGTACTAGAAACCGAAATCGAAGATGAAGAACAAACGAATCATTTCTTTGATGAAGGAGGGCACTGGAAAGCTGAACATTCCCCGCTTGATCTTGAACAGAGCGAAAGTGCGGTCTATTCCGAAGAGTTTTGGCTGATTTTTGAAACTTGTTTAACTTGCCTACCTGCCAAACAAGCCAAGATTTTTATGATGAGAGAGTTTTTGGAATTATCTTCTGAAGAAATTTGCCAAGAAAATCAACTAAGCATAAGTAACTTGCACACGACACTCTATCGTGCCCGCTTACAACTTCAAAACTGCTTATCTCATAAACTTTAA